The Chitinophaga sp. H8 region TGCTGTTAACATCACTGCGTTGGTCCAGGCTATCGATATAATGGGTACCATCCGGATTAACAAACTCATTACGTGACTTATTAAAGTTTTCCCGGTCACTGTTGTTAAAGCCAAAGTTAATATTCGTGCTTAGTGTACGCCCTTTTTTATTGAACCGTTTTCTGTACAAGGCATTGGTAGAGAAGTTAGGGTTAGTAGCATTGCTGCTGTTAACTGTATTACCACTGTTGATCATCTCCTGTTTGGTATTCAGCGATGTGTACTCGTTGGATTGAAAGTTTTGCCCTTTAGAATAGCCAAAGTTAGGAGTGATGATCACTGAGTTCATAGAGTCAATGGTATACTCTACCCGTACATTGGCGCGGTGATTAATATTGTTGGTAAGAGAGCTGGAGTTTTCGTTGTAATAATACGTTGTATCGGGCAGCAGGTACTGTTTGGCACTGATCCTTTCTGATTCCGTTTGTGTGTTATTGTAGAAGTAGCTGCCATTTACTTTCAGTTTACTGTTAAAGTCCTGGCTGAAGTTAAGGCCGGTGTTCCAGTTGCGGGTGATACCACTTCCTCCGCCACCAGCCATGCCGCCACCGCCGCCACCTCCTCCTCTGCCGCCGCGTCCTCCGCCACCACCACGGCCACCACCGCTGCCAAAGTTAAAAGCATCCTGGAAGGTGAAGCCCATATTGTTCACGTTATTACCTCCCCCTAGAATGGCGATCTGCTGGTTGTCGCGGAAACGGTTCAGACTGGCACTTACACCAAAGCGGTCGTCACTGCCATAGCCTGCTGTAGCACGTCCGAAGTAGCCTTTCTTCTTATCCTTTTTGATGGTGATATTGATTGTTTTTTCTGTCTGACCATCATCAATGCGGGTAAATTCTGCCTGATCGGTTTTTTTATCAATGAGTTGAATCTTATCGATAATATCTGCCGGTAAGTTTTTGGTAGCCAGTTTGGGGTCATCACCGAAGAAGGGTTTCCCATCTACCAGTACTCTTTTTACGGTTTCCCCCTGAGCGGTGATTTTACCATCTTTATCTACCTGTACACCCGGTAACTTTTTGAGAAGGTCTTCCACTACTGCATTTTCCCGGGTTTTAAAGGAGCCGGCATTAAATTCCAGGGTATCTTTTTTTACTACGATTGGAGGTACTTCCCGGATAATTTCCACCACATTCAGGTCTACCCCTTTTCTGGGGAGGGCCAGTGTATCCAGATTTACCTGTTTGCTGGTGGGGGTTATGGAGATAGATTTAGTGTATGGTTCAAACCCCATAAAGGAGATGAACAGCCGGTAGTTGCCATCCTGTATACCGGATATTTCAAACACGCCTTTCGTACTGGTGAGTGCGGTAGCTGCAACAGAAGAGTCTTTAGCGTGTAGCAAAGCGATAGTGGCCGCAGGAAGTGCTTCCTGTGAAGTTTTGTCTGTGAGAATACCTTTTATCGTTCCTGATTGTTTGGCTTGCGACCAGGCAGTTGACATGCCTATGATCATGGCACAAAACAGGAGAATTGTCCATTTCTTCATCTAGAGGGATTATACCGGTGCTGTAAGTTAAGAAGGTTATTGCAATTGGTCTTGCCGTTTACGTAATTTATCCATGTTTTGGCGGCGTATTTCACGCATTTCATCCTGACTTACTTTAATTGCCTGCGAAGGTAATGCAGTTATGCTATCGGCCACCGGTTTCAGGCTGACAGATTTGGCATTAAAGGCACGTTTACTGCTTTCCGCTGCCAATACTACACCAGTGCTATCTGGCAGCAGTCCGTTCAGCGGCGAAAAGGAAAAAGGCATTCCGGTGGTATACCATACGGTGTAAGTTTCATCCTTGAGCTTTACGGTAGCTTTCTTACAGGTATAACCGGCTATCTTTTTTGTTTTATCTGATAGTGTGGCATCTGTTGGGATGATATAAGCTTCTTCTGTGTACCATGCTTTCTGTTCATCTTCCGGCGAACCCATCACATGCAGGTATTGCTTGTGGGCCAGGTCAATGTAGGTAGCATTGTTGCCCATACGGCGGCGGGGTGTTGCCTCATTATTGCCCCCACTATTGTTATTTCCGCGCATACGGCCGCCAGGACGGGTAGTTTCCAGTTTTCCCATTGTGTTGTTAAATGTGAATGTCTGGTTGAAGGTGATCACATCCGGCATTTCGCCGCCATCACCACCAGTATTGCCCCCGGAGAAGGCACGCATACGCGCTGCATCTACTCTGGCGGTTACTTCATATTCGATGATACCCGTAGTATTGGCTTGTGCCCAGGTAGTTTGTGAAAGCGGGGTTATCAGTAATGTAGAAAGTACTATCTTGAAAAAGCGTTCCATAACAGTTGATTTATAGAACAAAAGTCTCCATTCGCCTGCTATCAATAGGTTAATTAACTTTATTTATTGTTAATTACTGTTAATGCCTATCAAGGAGGTGGCTGTTTCCCGGTAAACCGTTAAGGTTTCTTATTTACTGTTAATTACTGTTAAGAAGTTGGGGTGCCAATAGCGGAAACCAATAGTTTTGTAAGGATCATCTATATTTTGCATGCGGCAGCGTATTAGGAACATTCTTATCTTGATGTGTATTTGTATCCTGGGAATATTTCTTTTCCAGGGATACTGGTTATATAATTCCTATCGTATCCGTCTGGACCAGTTTAATAAAGAGATCAATGATGCTTTGCGGACAGCGGTATTCAACAAACAGTTTTCTGATGTGCGCCGCTATATCCGTTATTATGGAAAGGATAAGGATTCGCTGAATGTACCCATGAAGGGATTGGCGATACAGCTGGAAGAAATAGGGGTACCCCGTAGCAAGCGGGCGGAAACGCGTTTCAGAGGGCCTGGTGATACTGGCAAGAACGGATGGCCTCCTGCTCCCCCTGCATCCTATAATGGTGATTCCTCTTCCCGTATTTACGCAGATACATTAGCCCGGCAGATTTCAGAATTGCTTATTCTGAATAATCTGGCCAATGATAGTGTAAACCTCAAGAAACTGGACTCTGTATTTGTGACGGAGCTGCATAACCGCCAGATCATTACCCCATTTGAACTGGATACTTTTCATATCAGCTTTACCGGGTTTTCCAGGGATGGATTTCGCGATAGTCTTCGCAGAAGAGGGCCGCTGCAAACTGCTAAGATCCCGTTTAATCCGGTGAATAATCTGTTTGTGCAGGCATCTTTTGAATCCCCATTGCAATACATTCTGCAAAAAATGATCGGGACACTGCTGAGCTCACTGGCTTTGCTGGTGCTTACCACGCTTTGTTTTGTGTATATGCTGCGTACAATTCTGAAACAGAAAAAGCTGTCGGAGGTAAAGAATGATTTTATCAATAACATGACGCATGAGCTGAAAACACCTATTGCTACTGTATATGCAGCAGTAGAAGCTATGCAGAACTTTAATGCCCTGAATGATCACCGCAAAACCCAGAACTATCTGGATATCTCCAAGCAGGAGTTACAACGCCTGTCCGACCTGGTAGAAAAGGTATTACATATTGCTGCGGA contains the following coding sequences:
- a CDS encoding sensor histidine kinase, whose protein sequence is MCICILGIFLFQGYWLYNSYRIRLDQFNKEINDALRTAVFNKQFSDVRRYIRYYGKDKDSLNVPMKGLAIQLEEIGVPRSKRAETRFRGPGDTGKNGWPPAPPASYNGDSSSRIYADTLARQISELLILNNLANDSVNLKKLDSVFVTELHNRQIITPFELDTFHISFTGFSRDGFRDSLRRRGPLQTAKIPFNPVNNLFVQASFESPLQYILQKMIGTLLSSLALLVLTTLCFVYMLRTILKQKKLSEVKNDFINNMTHELKTPIATVYAAVEAMQNFNALNDHRKTQNYLDISKQELQRLSDLVEKVLHIAAEEKEDIELFKEDTDLHEVIDNILSNHQLKAGKPIQLRYDNLLGDTTVLVDKTHIANAINNLIDNAIKYSGNDAQVHIQCMKEKNELVIRVKDNGIGIPRLYQENIFDKFFRVPTGNLHNVKGFGLGLSYVKKIVDMHGGTVKVVSEPDKGTEFIIRIPV
- a CDS encoding GLPGLI family protein, with amino-acid sequence MERFFKIVLSTLLITPLSQTTWAQANTTGIIEYEVTARVDAARMRAFSGGNTGGDGGEMPDVITFNQTFTFNNTMGKLETTRPGGRMRGNNNSGGNNEATPRRRMGNNATYIDLAHKQYLHVMGSPEDEQKAWYTEEAYIIPTDATLSDKTKKIAGYTCKKATVKLKDETYTVWYTTGMPFSFSPLNGLLPDSTGVVLAAESSKRAFNAKSVSLKPVADSITALPSQAIKVSQDEMREIRRQNMDKLRKRQDQLQ
- a CDS encoding outer membrane beta-barrel family protein codes for the protein MKKWTILLFCAMIIGMSTAWSQAKQSGTIKGILTDKTSQEALPAATIALLHAKDSSVAATALTSTKGVFEISGIQDGNYRLFISFMGFEPYTKSISITPTSKQVNLDTLALPRKGVDLNVVEIIREVPPIVVKKDTLEFNAGSFKTRENAVVEDLLKKLPGVQVDKDGKITAQGETVKRVLVDGKPFFGDDPKLATKNLPADIIDKIQLIDKKTDQAEFTRIDDGQTEKTINITIKKDKKKGYFGRATAGYGSDDRFGVSASLNRFRDNQQIAILGGGNNVNNMGFTFQDAFNFGSGGGRGGGGGRGGRGGGGGGGGMAGGGGSGITRNWNTGLNFSQDFNSKLKVNGSYFYNNTQTESERISAKQYLLPDTTYYYNENSSSLTNNINHRANVRVEYTIDSMNSVIITPNFGYSKGQNFQSNEYTSLNTKQEMINSGNTVNSSNATNPNFSTNALYRKRFNKKGRTLSTNINFGFNNSDRENFNKSRNEFVNPDGTHYIDSLDQRSDVNSISRNLGVRVTYTEPIFTDRYLELTYGYNRNFNSSEKLTYDYNNAKNEYDKLNDSLSNAFENTFQSQQAGVSIRTQKLKYDYAVGLNIQFSHLENLNITKDSLLTQRTMNFFPSAHFNYTFAKNKRLRMYYNGSTQQPTVQQLQPVPDNSNPLYIQLGNPNLKPQFNNNFNISYNVFNVETMRGFFSSFNGGFTANKIVNETTFDTKGKQTSRPVNINGSYNLNTFVVNSFPLKKQNTSINTNTSFSFNRDLSITNSVQNIIKNFTLTQGVGFNYMHKELFDIATNASANYNGARYSVQKNNNTNYFDYTFAFDFNLNLPLGFIIGSDINYTLNTGRTDGFNQNVTMLNAFVSKTVFKQKQGLVKIQAFDLLNQNVSISRNVAENYIEDVQNKVLSRYFMVSFTYFLNKFGGNTKGENKGQRMRIPGGGPGGNIRMNRMGRF